The following coding sequences lie in one Fusarium poae strain DAOMC 252244 chromosome 1, whole genome shotgun sequence genomic window:
- a CDS encoding hypothetical protein (BUSCO:9495at5125), producing the protein MGKKSKRKAAQIVDKTLTVLGADPVLDTSEKSYSNEHQDAVQQPEKFDEGIPVTTAVAKLETSTSTQSDSSLKRSKPHEDDDQGEWQVVSRASKKLKKIPKPGKNYPTITFSPNARLQSKVNISQLRDLVTYIFADGSGPQWVGVTHRPAFRKIVAIMIPGVEEAMFKHTVDFDTYNDTPKGGNTIATSPDDYHPRELKEERLPKALQPFAKMFTHLWPVKTPGDDRHGKMHSPLAAFLTAPAPKEKNGQKKGPKPASEPQGWKNERTLITEFLCNVDDLSDNGYLVHPAMLEGTAKDQFVLPPGWVITNVDNFEDGEPPADEIQKGSITAGRDVLALDCEMCMTGENEFSLTRISIVDWVGNVILDELVKPDKPIIDYVTQFSGITEEMLAPVTTTLHDIQQKLLELLTPRTILIGHSLESDTKALRISHPFIIDTSIIYPHPRGPPLKSSLKWLAQKYLSKEIQKGGASGHDSIEDAKTCLDLVKQKCEKGKAWGTSDSQGENLFRRLARAGTAYKAQGGAAGGLEVGKTSAAIDWGDPSKGAGAGATYQLGCKNDEDVTKNVIRAVQGDPDGLEIRGGGVDFVWARMRELEALQGWWNRNRIENTNSDGGPPEESEELSNKSQLEQALVRFTERIQRIYDALPPCTALMLYSGSGDPREMSRLQKVHAQWRKEYNTPGKNWNDLSVKWTDVEDQELKEAARRARSGIGFITVK; encoded by the coding sequence ATGGGTAAGAAATCAAAGAGAAAAGCTGCGCAAATCGTCGACAAAACCCTTACCGTCCTAGGAGCCGACCCTGTCCTTGATACCTCCGAAAAGTCCTACTCCAACGAGCACCAAGATGCGGTTCAGCAACCAGAAAAGTTCGACGAGGGTATACCTGTGACAACCGCGGTCGCGAAACTTGAGACTTCTACTTCCACACAAAGCGATAGCAGTCTCAAGCGCTCCAAGCCTCATGAGGATGACGACCAAGGAGAATGGCAGGTCGTTTCGCGCGCTTCCAAGAAGCTTAAAAAGATTCCCAAGCCAGGCAAGAATTATCCCACGATTACCTTTTCACCCAACGCACGACTCCAATCAAAGGTCAATATTAgccaactacgagatctggTAACTTATATTTTCGCCGACGGTTCTGGTCCCCAGTGGGTTGGCGTTACCCACCGTCCTGCCTTTCGAAAGATTGTAGCTATAATGATACCCGGTGTCGAGGAAGCCATGTTCAAGCACACAGTCGATTTCGACACATACAATGATACTCCAAAGGGAGGCAACACTATCGCCACATCGCCCGACGACTATCATCCCAGGGAGTTGAAGGAAGAGCGTCTGCCAAAAGCACTGCAGCCTTTCGCAAAAATGTTTACGCATTTGTGGCCTGTCAAGACCCCAGGCGATGACCGCCATGGAAAAATGCATTCACCCCTGGCTGCCTTTTTGACCGCCCCGGCTCCTAAGGAAAAGAACGGGCAGAAGAAAGGTCCCAAGCCAGCGTCCGAACCTCAAGGGTGGAAGAATGAGAGGACGCTCATCACCGAATTCCTCTGCAATGTCGACGACTTGAGTGACAACGGCTATCTAGTTCATCCAGCTATGCTAGAAGGTACCGCAAAAGACCAGTTCGTCCTCCCTCCTGGCTGGGTGATCACGAATGTAGACAATTTTGAAGATGGAGAACCCCCTGCGGATGAGATTCAAAAGGGTAGTATCACTGCAGGACGAGACGTCTTGGCCCTGGATTGCGAAATGTGTATGACTGGGGAAAACGAATTCTCTTTGACGCGAATCAGCATAGTCGACTGGGTCGGCAATGTGATACTCGACGAGCTTGTCAAGCCTGATAAACCCATTATCGACTACGTTACCCAATTTTCGGGCATCACAGAAGAGATGCTCGCACCTGTTACGACTACACTACACGATATTCAGCAGAAGCTGCTCGAACTGTTGACCCCCCGCACAATCTTAATAGGACACTCTCTAGAGTCAGACACCAAGGCTCTTCGTATCTCTCATCCCTTCATCATAGACACCTCCATTATCTACCCTCATCCTCGTGGACCCCCACTCAAGTCCTCCTTAAAATGGCTCGCCCAAAAATACTTGTCCAAGGAGATTCAAAAAGGCGGCGCAAGCGGCCATGACAGCATTGAGGACGCCAAAACATGCCTCGATCTTGTTAAGCAAAAATGCGAAAAGGGGAAAGCATGGGGTACGTCCGACTCCCAGGGAGAAAATCTATTCCGTCGTCTTGCACGGGCTGGAACCGCATACAAGGCTCAAGGGGGCGCTGCGGGAGGCCTTGAAGTGGGTAAGACAAGTGCTGCTATTGATTGGGGCGACCCATCCAAGGGCGCAGGAGCTGGCGCTACATATCAGCTCGGCTGCAAGAACGACGAGGATGTGACCAAGAACGTAATCCGTGCTGTGCAAGGAGACCCGGACGGCCTCGAAATCCGTGGCGGCGGCGTCGACTTTGTTTGGGCGAGAATGCGTGAGCTTGAGGCCCTTCAAGGCTGGTGGAACCGCAACCGTATCGAAAACACGAACAGCGACGGCGGCCCCCCCGAAGAGTCCGAGGAACTTTCAAACAAATCCCAGCTCGAGCAGGCGTTGGTCCGTTTCACAGAGCGCATTCAACGCATCTATGATGCCTTGCCGCCCTGCACAGCCCTCATGCTGTACAGCGGCTCGGGCGACCCGCGCGAAATGTCTCGCCTGCAGAAGGTGCACGCGCAGTGGCGCAAGGAGTACAATACCCCCGGCAAGAACTGGAACGACCTCAGCGTCAAATGGACTGACGTTGAGGATCAAGAGCTGAAGGAAGCGGCAAGAAGGGCTCGATCAGGCATTGGTTTTATCACAGTGAAATGA
- a CDS encoding hypothetical protein (BUSCO:19968at5125), with translation MDQSAPFQVKSRHKGRGIFSIKTFAPGDVILPFTPTILIPSLSHINTICSHCFKRAEVRACSRCHAVSYCDAACQAANWTAVHSKECKVLRKVTEQGRPGLPTPIRAVIQALVKPEIGNSIGDLEGNVASWRKSEKWVDMEMMAMGASAFAGLGTGQEEVQRALNLLCRIQTNAFHRYDTDLGQVGIFLGPKLAMANHSCIPNAMVQFIGRKAVLRAEKPIKIDDEIEISYTDYTFPLSKRKQALAPYFFDCMCPRCKRDLNVYQVCADSPIIGMNHHSLVADVGKLGRHPGATDLNKVSAAKRHSEELSELLEEKESTGSLETRRSYLRKRYQRCRGLAAEDMWAISPLPQLLSEISILYAEEGNFAYALVTACFITTSCDSYRHVIPYHPVRTKGLLLVAKLLANTAADTAYLESSQAVAVKGDFNQRALQTLQDIDQVSLCQMLLIMILKSVPKGYVQEWEVSVTAKQMLDEIDQLPGRGQELSLINTWREDPEADQARAFFEYAVVKQVDALANLGLEVLEMDFRQ, from the exons ATGGATCAATCAGCGCCTTTTCAAGTAAAATCTCGTCACAAAGGTCGAGGCATCTTCTCCATCAAAACCTTTGCCCCAGGCGATGTTATCCTCCCATTTACACCCACGATTCTCATCCCCTCGCTTTCTCACATAAATACCATTTGCAGCCATTGCTTTAAACGGGCAGAAGTGCGTGCCTGTTCCAGATGCCACGCTGTGTCCTACTGTGATGCTGCTTGTCAAGCGGCAAATTGGACGGCTGTTCACTCCAAAGAGTGCAAGGTTCTGCGCAAGGTTACGGAACAAGGGCGCCCGGGACTACCAACGCCCATACGTGCAGTCATCCAAGCGCTAGTTAAGCCAGAGATTGGTAATTCTATAGGGGATCTGGAAGGTAATGTCGCGTCTTGGCGGAAGAGTGAGAAATGGGTGGACATGGAGATGATGGCTATGGGCGCGAGTGCCTTTGCTGGGTTGGGAACAGGTCAAGAGGAGGTTCAAAGGGCACTGAATCTTCTCTGCAGA ATCCAAACAAACGCCTTTCACAGATACGACACCGACCTGGGTCAAGTGGGCATCTTTCTTGGGCCAAAGCTCGCCATGGCGAACCACTCCTGTATCCCAAATGCCATGGTGCAGTTTATCGGCAGGAAAGCTGTGCTGAGGGCGGAGAAACCGATCAAGATCGACGATGAGATCGAAATCTCTTACACAG ACTACACGTTCCCTCTGTCAAAGCGAAAACAGGCACTGGCACCATACTTCTTTGACTGTATGTGTCCGAGGTGCAAAAGAGACCTCAACGTGTACCAAGTATGCGCCGACTCACCTATCATTGGCATGAATCACCATAGTCTTGTCGCGGATGTTGGTAAACTTGGTCGACATCCTGGAGCAACAGACCTAAACAAAGTTTCTGCGGCCAAAAGACACAGCGAAGAACTTTCTGAGCTACTAGAAGAGAAAGAATCAACTGGGTCATTGGAAACTCGCCGCTCATATCTACGGAAACGCTACCAACGATGTAGAGGATTGGCCGCCGAAGACATGTGGGCGATATCACCGCTCCCACAACTGCTGTCGGAGATATCGATCCTGTACGCCGAGGAAGGCAACTTTGCATATGCTTTGGTAACGGCATGTTTCATCACAACTTCCTGTGACTCTTATCGTCATGTTATACCATACCACCCGGTCCGCACCAAGGGTCTTTTACTCGTTGCCAAACTCCTAGCCAATACTGCAGCAGACACTGCCTACCTTGAAAGTTCCCAAGCGGTAGCAGTCAAAGGGGACTTCAACCAACGGGCTCTTCAGACACTTCAGGATATCGACCAAGTATCGCTGTGCCAGATGTTGCTCATCATGATTCTCAAGTCGGTTCCCAAGGGCTACGTGCAAGAGTGGGAGGTCTCGGTCACTGCAAAGCAGATGTTGGATGAGATAGACCAACTACCAGGCAGAGGGCAAGAGCTATCTCTGATCAATACTTGGAGAGAGGATCCAGAAGCTGATCAAGCGCGTGCCTTTTTTGAATACGCTGTGGTGAAGCAAGTTGATGCCCTGGCTAACCTGGGATTGGAGGTACTCGAGATGGATTTCAGACAGTGA
- a CDS encoding hypothetical protein (SECRETED:SignalP(1-30)~BUSCO:34564at5125) encodes MAPSRAKPLSFIVALVLGIVFCIFAAPTLASSSPSEPSPSADVELICHTDNPKDCYPKVFQPTDEFQIVHDDQELPHGLHVRLNMSNGKKEAKINVPDEGNPALEGLPVDQAVVVVDQQQQEDPQIPKGAPAYEPIGKIKEPEDEEFVGKPFFTAMKMLKAGETGEGNELDDALEGMEELSHDIYYGLKVTEDPEVLKALFCMMGDSDTTTPAGVTPRDHQAAAILGASLQNNAAALKEVTKQWSGLMEAKCSAHSKSLKESLYSSLVPSHVPSSIDTRILASTAKAKVGAINGLMKSDIIRADFLKNGGMKLLLEVLVPEGGEWGTTQRKVGQLVLDTFLDEDMGAKLGQWPRTERASDAKCRVYETSTEEGCWDYHVARILKENKKDRSHWSRDLYDRLGALRKSGKVPPRPEL; translated from the coding sequence ATGGCTCCCTCTAGGGCAAAACCATTGTCTTTCATTGTCGCCCTGGTCTTGGGCATCGTTTTCTGCATCTTCGCAGCACCGACACTCGCCTCATCTTCACCCTCAGAACCTTCTCCTAGCGCAGATGTTGAACTCATCTGCCACACAGACAATCCCAAGGACTGTTACCCTAAAGTCTTCCAGCCAACAGATGAGTTCCAGATTGTTCACGATGACCAAGAACTTCCTCATGGACTTCACGTTCGTCTGAACATGTCCAACGGTAAGAAGGAAGCCAAGATCAACGTCCCTGATGAGGGAAACCCTGCCCTCGAGGGTCTCCCTGTTGATCAGGCAGTTGTCGTTGTGGACCAACAGCAACAGGAGGACCCCCAGATTCCCAAAGGCGCCCCGGCTTATGAGCCTATTGGCAAAATCAAGGAGCCCGAAGACGAAGAATTTGTTGGCAAGCCTTTTTTCACCGCCATGAAGATGTTGAAGGCTGGAGAGACAGGTGAAGGCAACGAGCTTGATGATGCGCTCGAAGGAATGGAGGAACTGTCTCATGACATTTACTACGGTCTCAAGGTTACAGAAGACCCAGAAGTCTTGAAGGCACTGTTCTGTATGATGGGCGATTCCGATACCACCACTCCCGCAGGTGTTACGCCCCGCGATCATCAAGCAGCCGCTATTCTAGGAGCCTCTCTGCAAAACAACGCAGCGGCCCTGAAAGAAGTCACGAAGCAGTGGTCCGGTCTAATGGAGGCCAAGTGCTCTGCCCACAGCAAGTCTCTCAAGGAATCCCTTTACTCATCTCTCGTACCTTCTCATGTTCCATCCTCTATCGACACCAGGATATTGGCTTCCACGGCGAAAGCCAAGGTTGGAGCCATCAACGGTCTCATGAAGAGCGATATCATCCGTGCAGACTTTCTCAAGAACGGTGGTATGAAGCTTCTCCTCGAAGTCCTTGTACCCGAAGGTGGCGAATGGGGCACGACTCAACGCAAAGTTGGGCAGCTGGTCCTCGATACGTTTTTGGACGAGGATATGGGCGCCAAGCTTGGTCAGTGGCCTCGTACAGAGCGAGCCAGTGATGCCAAGTGCCGAGTGTATGAGACAAGCACCGAAGAGGGATGCTGGGATTACCATGTTGCGAGAATCTTGAAGGAGAACAAGAAGGATAGAAGCCACTGGAGCCGGGACTTATATGACCGGCTTGGGGCGTTGAGGAAGAGCGGCAAGGTTCCGCCTCGACCCGAACTGTAG
- a CDS encoding hypothetical protein (TransMembrane:9 (n25-36c41/42o226-249i270-289o362-387i407-432o438-463i492-512o518-538i550-569o581-603i)~BUSCO:4093at5125), translated as MSQVAPRHRAWVPRHSTISQFSKSILVTFLIALHIVSPAYAVRIPFTNCLSDAYRLHEPTRLQWVPLYADAVFDIEDEKHNLRVIVWGNVTGARTTSQLPSPDDPSWKNDDNINGKIDELPQSGYRTATTYFPRVNFLTYAPYNDRFNFCNTSLVNGTCPLGPYFGEVDYSDAYKLPSINITWDAYASYAFASLAPSMSIVDGTKDAPQIGCVSMAITPDLGGLSWLLKFLPMIVLLFTGFAVVFSAIFSPWGSTDVFHWTSNYGRDVDLLRLVTPGFGDCLQYIQFIALSGSLTLDYPGFYQPIVSQMAWSTLMFNESFVADAPSWQSVVDGIYVTNATYGLQELGQLVGMAESRDIWAGMMVWLCVCIASVTVLVQGGFAVQWLFRKINNTPEEDLRSKNVPFSVGNAVRIVFNYFLFPIVALSCFQLVTAGDSPTYTIALAVVTLIFLIIFASYLFYLIIRTRPKSVLYDDLPTVLLYGPLYNTYSDEAAAFALIPVFLTFLRGITVGAVQPSGIAQVVLLAICEVIHILTIHAFRPFQRSTAMNAYHTLFGSLRLVSILLMVAFVPTLDVSEGDKGWIGYIILGIHGTALIFGFFLNALQTIIEVTARMLGAGGDDARGLTRGGLTKIFGARQLSRRNTQHRNTGPSRASQLSTAAMLDLDDGGKSGYVMPSGRVRSESGASLGGLMNPRHRSSSALDSIDVYSGMPHNIDSSSSYMPNTPGERSTFSFLPSPNAARHHPTQSMDAADPYYRPPRRRREATNGSIHSEGPDASSPPDIKRMSQPGGLGDPADMGADISRAPTPAPPPPAGYSQVSIPPNRPDYATREVDFYYGVRGPALNSDGPGRKLGTGPADPTGPVATASGWFRTLLGGKTKEKGKGFEVVRSSRMPPAMMARNGQESPPEGIPVAMGVLRNGPIDSDDEDEPQPRRSPGRQPQSALLDDNGDPQDSEPDSPVLERPQRTFSVGSESVPREPSKSLSKAPHIALREAEDDDAPEIPRKSSKRASGHFAGSSDHSHSRAPSLNLMNMPGSTISFDSQWRDADAVSRASSHHRATLSGSSRLPFERTNSQKRLSSNSSIEFPGEFSQIDFGPSIDERPASFGMVSQHGVSRVDPLHRDVDLLGSSAELVEDPPARPRT; from the exons ATGTCACAAGTTGCCCCTCGACACAGGGCATGGGTCCCTCGACATAGTACGATATCGCAATTCTCAAAAAGTATATTAGTCACTTTTCTCATCGCCCTGCACATTGTATCGCCCGCCTATGCCGTGAGGATTCCTTTTACAAACTGCCTCAGCGACGCTTACCGCTTGCACGAACCGACACGACTACAATGGGTTCCCCTATATGCCGATGCTGTATTCGATATCGAGGACGAGAAGCACAACCTCCGTGTCATCGTGTGGGGTAACGTCACAGGTGCTCGAACGACGAGCCAATTACCTTCACCTGATGATCCTTCCTGGAAAAACGACGATAACATCAATGGCAAGATTGATGAGCTCCCCCAAAGCGGCTACCGGACTGCGACGACCTACTTCCCAAGGGTGAACTTCTTGACCTATGCTCCGTACAATGACAGGTTTAACTTCTGTAATACTTCGCTGGTCAACGGTACATGCCCCCTTGGTCCCTACTTTGGAGAAGTCGATTACAG TGATGCGTACAAGCTGCCTTCCATCAATATCACTTGGGATGCATATGCATCATATGCCTTTGCATCCCTTGCACCAAGCATGTCCATTGTTGACGGAACTAAGGATGCCCCACAGATCGGTTGCGTTTCCATGGCCATAACTCCAGATCTCGGGGGTCTCTCGTGGTTGCTCAAGTTTCTACCCATGATTGTGTTGCTCTTCACAGGCTTCGCAGTTGTTTTCTCGGCCATCTTTAGCCCCTGGGGCTCAACCGATGTCTTCCACTGGACCTCCAACTACGGACGCGACGTCGATTTGCTCCGCCTCGTTACCCCTGGATTTGGCGATTGTCTTCAGTATATCCAGTTCATTGCACTGAGTGGTAGTCTGACGCTTGACTACCCCGGTTTTTATCAGCCTATCGTCAGTCAGATGGCGTGGTCAACACTGATGTTTAACGAAAGCTTCGTCGCTGATGCTCCTTCATGGCAAAGCGTCGTGGATGGTATCTATGTCACCAATGCCACCTATGGACTCCAGGAGCTTGGCCAGTTGGTTGGCATGGCGGAAAGCCGAGATATTTGGGCCGGCATGATGGTTTGGTTATGCGTGTGCATCGCCTCAGTGACCGTGCTTGTCCAAGGAGGATTCGCGGTCCAGTGGCTATTTCGCAAGATCAACAACACACCTGAGGAGGACCTGCGTTCAAAGAATGTCCCCTTTTCCGTCGGTAACGCCGTCCGCATCGTATTCAACTACTTCTTGTTCCCCATTGTTGCTCTGTCATGCTTTCAGCTCGTCACTGCGGGCGACTCTCCGACTTACACCATTGCTCTCGCCGTTGTTACTCTgatcttcctcatcatttTTGCCTCGTATCTCTTCTATCTCATCATCAGAACAAGACCGAAATCCGTACTCTACGATGACTTACCCACTGTACTTTTGTATGGGCCTCTGTACAACACCTACTCCGACGAGGCTGCTGCATTCGCCCTTATCCCTGTTTTCTTGACGTTTCTCCGAGGCATTACAGTGGGTGCAGTTCAACCAAGCGGTATTGCTCAAGTTGTCTTACTGGCCATTTGTGAAGTTATTCACATCCTCACGATCCACGCTTTCCGTCCATTCCAACGCTCAACAGCGATGAACGCTTATCACACGCTTTTTGGCTCCCTTCGTCTCGTCTCGATCCTACTAATGGTAGCATTCGTGCCTACACTTGATGTGTCTGAGGGGGACAAAGGTTGGATAGGATACATCATTTTGGGTATTCACGGCACAGCTCTGATCTTTGGCTTCTTCCTCAACGCTTTGCAAACCATCATTGAAGTCACTGCTCGTATGCTTGGTGCGGGTGGGGATGACGCTCGAGGTCTGACCCGTGGAGGGCTTACAAAGATCTTTGGTGCGCGACAGCTGTCTCGCCGCAACACACAACATCGTAACACTGGCCCATCCCGAGCCAGCCAGTTGTCGACGGCCGCAATGTTGGACCTGGACGATGGTGGTAAGTCAGGATACGTTATGCCAAGCGGAAGGGTTCGTAGCGAGTCTGGTGCTAGTCTCGGCGGACTCATGAACCCTCGGCATAGAAGCAGCTCAGCCCTCGATAGCATCGACGTCTATTCTGGTATGCCGCATAACATAGATAGTAGTAGTTCATATATGCCTAACACGCCTGGAGAGAGGAGTACATTTTCTTTCCTGCCGTCGCCCAACGCTGCCCGCCATCACCCGACTCAATCAATGGATGCCGCCGACCCCTACTACCGACCACCGAGAAGACGACGCGAGGCAACGAATGGATCTATTCATTCAGAAGGACCCGACGCCTCGAGCCCCCCAGACATTAAAAGAATGAGCCAGCCAGGGGGCTTGGGTGACCCTGCAGATATGGGTGCGGATATTTCTCGAGCACCGACCCCggcccctccccctcctgCTGGGTATTCTCAAGTCAGTATTCCTCCGAACCGACCCGACTATGCTACTCGCGAAGTGGACTTTTACTACGGTGTTCGCGGACCGGCCCTGAATTCCGATGGCCCTGGTCGAAAACTTGGAACGGGGCCTGCTGATCCTACGGGGCCTGTGGCTACGGCTTCGGGTTGGTTCAGAACTCTCCTTGGTGGCAAGACGAAGGAGAAAGGCAAGGGTTTCGAGGTGGTCAGAAGCTCACGGATGCCTCCAGCCATGATGGCAAGGAATGGCCAAGAGTCGCCCCCCGAGGGCATTCCCGTGGCTATGGGCGTGCTACGAAACGGACCTATCGactctgatgatgaagatgagccTCAGCCAAGGCGGTCACCAGGCCGCCAACCACAGAGTGCTCTTCTTGACGACAATGGAGATCCCCAGGACTCTGAACCAGACAGCCCCGTGTTGGAGCGACCACAACGTACCTTCAGTGTCGGTAGCGAGAGTGTCCCAAGAGAGCCGAGCAAGTCTTTGTCCAAAGCACCACATATCGCACTGCGCGAggctgaggatgatgacgcCCCAGAAATCCCTCGCAAGAGCTCGAAGCGTGCGTCGGGCCACTTCGCAGGTAGCAGTGACCACAGTCACAGCCGGGCACCCTCCCTCAACCTGATGAATATGCCTGGCTCAACAATATCTTTCGACTCGCAGTGGCGAGATGCTGATGCGGTAAGCCGTGCCTCGAGTCACCACCGAGCTACATTATCAGGGTCCTCTCGGCTACCGTTCGAACGGACAAATTCCCAAAAGCGGTTGTCGTCCAACTCGTCTATAGAGTTCCCGGGTGAATTCTCGCAGATTGATTTCGGCCCATCAATCGACGAGCGACCGGCCAGTTTTGGCATGGTGTCGCAGCATGGTGTCAGCCGAGTTGACCCGTTACACCGTGACGTGGATCTGCTCGGCAGCTCTGCTGAGCTTGTCGAAGATCCTCCTGCGAGACCTCGTACTTGA
- a CDS encoding hypothetical protein (TransMembrane:1 (o36-55i)), with amino-acid sequence MADSWMVESRYSEQSSPVLLHYIQTYIHFKMLCPKLSYSLAFFFWAIVLEAAPAMDHHHHHHHHHHHHRHGNHHLQSLHAERAALLHRTTLHSHSPHESPQIVVQELQQPSESLPALVAPDQELDGHSAERLTV; translated from the coding sequence ATGGCAGACTCCTGGATGGTAGAAAGCAGATATTCAGAGCAATCATCTCCAGTACTTCTTCACTACATCCAAACGTACATACATTTCAAGATGTTGTGTCCAAAGCTCTCGTACTCTCtagcctttttcttctggGCCATTGTCCTTGAAGCTGCGCCAGCAAtggatcatcatcatcatcatcatcatcatcatcatcatcatcgccatgGCAATCACCATCTTCAAAGCCTTCACGCCGAGAGAGCAGCACTTCTTCACCGAACGACATTGCACTCGCACTCTCCTCATGAATCCCCCCAAATTGTGGTCCAAGAGTTGCAGCAGCCCAGTGAGAGTCTACCAGCCCTGGTGGCACCTGACCAAGAACTGGATGGCCATTCCGCAGAGAGGTTGACAGTATAA
- a CDS encoding hypothetical protein (BUSCO:50776at5125) has protein sequence MSLKGPSPQHFDGSGLRIGIVHARWNSTIIDPLVTGAKDKLLAAGVKESNIVVQSCPGSWELPIAVQRQVSFPCVSIQGTSTGGPSAGDLLASSTTDLTSLSTSSGAFDAIIAVGVLIKGETMHFEYIAESTCQGLMRVQLDTGVPVILGVLTVLSDDQAKARAGIDGKGHNHGEDWGMAAVEMGVKRKEWSNGTIDG, from the exons ATGTCTCTCAAGGGTCCCTCTCCTCAGCACTTCGATGGCTCTGGTCTGCGCATCGGCATCGTCCACGCGCGCTGGAACTCGACCATTATCGATCCTCTTGTGACTGGAGCCAAGGACAAGCTCCTAGCAGCCGGCGTCAAGGAGTCTAACATTGTCGTTCAATCCTGCCCTGGCTCCTGGGAGCTCCCCATCGCTGTCCAGCGGCAAGTTTCTTTTCCATGTGTCTCT ATCCAGGGCACCTCAACTGGTGGCCCCTCAGCCGGCGACCTTCTGGCTTCATCTACCACTGATCTCACTTCGCTCTCTACTTCCTCCGGCGCTTTCGATGCCATCATCGCTGTTGGTGTCTTGATTAAGGGCGAGACTATGCACTTTGAATACATTGCCGAGTCAACCTGCCAAGGCCTGATGCGCGTGCAGCTTGACACTGGTGTGCCTGTCATCCTTGGTGTCTTGACCGTACTGAGTGATGACCAAGCAAAAGCTCGCGCCGGAATTGATGGCAAGGGCCACAACCACGGTGAGGACTGGGGTATGGCAGCTGTTGAGATGGGAGTCAAGAGGAAGGAGTGGTCCAACGGTACCATTGATGGTTAA